The Carassius carassius chromosome 28, fCarCar2.1, whole genome shotgun sequence region ACTTTTCTCACACATTAGCCTATAAATGACTCTTAAAATAGCCTTACTAATTAGTAATTCTGTATCTGACAAACTGAGCTGACAACTCTGGTGAGAGATCGTGCAAGGACGCGCATCGGATGTGTGTTGCGGCCAATCACAAATATGAGCATTGCGCAACCATGACGCACACGATCCAGCTACTTTTGGGTGCAGATCTTTCAGGTCCCACTTCAGGTGAAAAAgtcagaaataatttttattttcttacagaAACATAACCAGTTTGAACTGAAACTCCCTGGACATAGTCCCTTCCCATTGTGGTTCCCATtgctgatttacatttacatttagtaattttgcaAAGTGACATACAATTTggggatacataaagcgattcctCTTAAAGAGGCAGAGGTTTATACTCTAATGCTTAATATCATTAATAGCATTcacctttgttttttgtttttaacccTAAGAAACGTGAAGTTTGTCCTGCAATCAGTATGGCTCAGTGCTTGAAGTTGTCCGGTACGCACCAGTATGCTGTATCTTAGTCTTTAGCTTATACCATTATTttattaaggatttttttttctttttgtagccTATAagagccttctcaaatcatcacaacgaaaataaaatctatagatataaagcAGCTCAAGCATATCACAATGTTAGGCTAgtttaaacacttaaatgtgGGCTATTAGAGGCATACCCAATCGCTTTACAGGACATGGAGGCTCCAGTACGATCACTTGCACTGgaaacaataaaaaatttaaaaaaaaaaaaaaaaaaaacattgtgctttcTACAGTTTCCCTTCTgataaaccgaaactcagcgaatacttGCCTCACTGaattgataaatatatctatataaagctttgaattactgaaaataacgaaataatctttaaaaaaaaagagacatttcATTTAGTGTTTCCAATTAGGCCTATACATTATTATTAGgtcacttttattattaaattacaattaatgaACACTGCTATAATTTCATATCATCACCGCATAATGCACGTAGAAGAGTAGCCTATGCGAAATCAAAAGTTATTCTTTTCAGCGTCTTTTTGGTTTAAAAGCAAGAGTGTTTTAATGGATGCTGGCTGAAGGCGTTTTAGATGTGCGTGGGTCAGTTGTTTAGTGATTCTGAATGGATTAGGACAGATGGGTCAAGGCAGGAGCTGTAGTGCTCTTTGGTGTCTCCTTGTGGTCCTTATTGGTAACTCGACTTATGCTTATTTGTATTGAAAACTTCTATTTAATTATTGATCGATTGTGGCACTATACATACTTTGTTAACTCAATTAAAAAGTGtccaacttatttatttatttaatataggctaaattaattaattaaaggggTTTGTCGAGGGATGAGtgcctcttcttcttttttttcacttcaagcACTGGTATCACTATATCACATATCACGTTGTTCAGAAGTGGGAGGGATGCCATTCAAGGAACAAGAAGCCAACGTGTGGAAGAGAGGAAGACTTCCTTGTCCTTTGCTTTCCCGAGGGGAATTCCAAGTTGGTGAGCAGCAGGCACAAAGCCTGTGCGTCTGCCAACTTTGTACACACCCTTTTGTTTGACTGCAAAACATTCCCTATTTCTGCAGTTAATGAATACACCATTGCGTGACCGTTAAATGGTTAAGTCTGTCATGTTTCGAAGTTAAAGGAGACACGggacatttaatataaataaataattgatgtCTCAGCTTGTTAAAAAAAAGATATCGAAGCATTAGTTGATTTATGTTCTTTAATGAATTTCTGAACACAAGCTTAAACCCTACTTTGAGTAGGCTATATGCACTGTTTATCGTATCGCATTTCATATGAAGTTACAGCTATTGTCCTTATCCAGTTTACCATTCATGCATGTAGAACTTTGAACCTCTTGCAAAATCTCTTATAGGCAAACTGCGCGATTCATATTGTCTTTATTTGAAGGTAATTTAACGGGGCTGCATTTTCTGTCGAATAATGATGTTTGTGGTGTGACAACGATGTTTAAAGATTAATCAAAGATAAATCatctatattcatataaatagGAAACATCTTCTCCGAATGAACTTGTCTCAATAATTATGTGGTTTCTACCTAATTTTGTGAGATTAGTCATTAAAGTAGTTGAAAAATCCAatgcaggcaaaaaaaaaacaacaacaacaacaaaaaaagcagcaATTAAACTTTTCAGTGAATTGACTTTTAGGAGCAAAGAAAAGTGATAACATCTAGTTATAGGACCTATAATAAATGCAATGTTGACTATCAAAAATAACATATTATTCAGCTTTTTAATCGTATTTTTCCTCATGTCGAATGTTGATATACAAAACAATAATTGTGCCACAGCAGTATTTGcacgtttataaaaaaaaaaaaaaaaaaaaaaaaaaaaaatatatatatatatatatatatatatatatatatatatatatatatatatatatatatatatatatatatatatatatatatatatatatatatatatatatatatatatatatatatatatatatatatatatatatatatatatatatatttatttattttattttttttatatatatttaaaaagaagaagaagaagaagaagaagaagaaacactgTCAAAGCTCCGATTTTCATTTCTGGAGTGAGAAACAGAAACTGCACCCTGCAAATCTGAAATATAGGCTATTCCCcattattaatatactgtaaggATTGTTAATAAAAGATACCAGTAAAATTACgaaaaatatgtttattgtaaaaaaaaaaaagataaatgaataATTTGTAAATTATACTCACACATATTTAGCTCTCTGCAATCAACCTTTTTGCTCAAACAACTAAACTAAGCCCAATCATGCATTCTATCACTGCTTGTTCATTTATCTAAAGTACAACAAATGCATTCGAATTAATCAATTATGACACTGGATTTTCGCGCAAAGTGcttcaaaatgcattttataagtAACACATGTTTGAGTTTGAAGTATCCCTTCTGAAATAGCTTTCGTCGCCATATGAATACAAACAGTCTGATGAGCCGTAGGGCGCAAACTCTGAGGTTGCCATGCCTTCCTGCACATTGGACCAGTGCGACAGACAAAAGCAATGCTGTAGGTTGCAATGCTGATAGTGGTAATTTTCTGGAGATAAACTGGAGCTCAAATCCATTCGTGTTGGGGAGTTGTAGCACGAAGAAGATGAAGAGTTGGACTGAGGGGGAGAGTAACTGTTGTAGTCGACGGGACTGGGGAGATTGAAGGAGTCTGAGGGTGACCTCGAAACCTgagaaaaatcattttaaaagcaCAAGCAAAAACTTATTAAAATACTGAAcgagtgattttatttattagtgcAAACATACTTGAGCATCAGAACCGtccaattgcaaaaaaaaaaaaaaaaaaaaaaagtttattaaaaatgaaaagcacCAAACACATACCAGGCTGGTACCATAGAGGTCCGTATTAGAAGGTAGATATCCATTAGACCACTGCGCAGATATGGGACACACGAAATTACTGCCGCTGAAAGTCTCAGGTGGTATCATATGCATCATTTGTTGATGATCATAAGCATTTTCCATCGGGATGTTGACATTTTCTGTAAAGGGACGTGTCTGGAAATAAGGCTCTAGAGCTTGCATTCCAAAGACATCAAGGTGGGCTGCGGGGAAGACAGAAGAAAATGCTGGTTTGAGCACAGGAGAACATTTAAATTAGGCCAGCAAGACTTGAGATGATGTCACGAGACCATCAGCCAAACAGCTAAATCACATTTGAATAGTAGTTTATAAAACGGAGATCATTCACGGATCTGTAAGGAGCACATATATAGATAGGTGTCAttgttctttcatttatttatttattcttcctCTCACAATTGTTAAGGTAGAGCTGGTGCCTGACGGTGGATGAAAAGGGTTTCTGTTTTGGAGTATAGTAAGTTGCATGCAGTCAGTATACTTTGTTTTATCTTTGTCTCAAGTTTCCTGATTAAAATTCAAGCTCTTACATGTTGGCAGGCAGAAGGTTATTAGCTTTTTTGTAAGTCTGCCTTTTCAATATCCACAAAGGTACTTGTAAGGTTACTGAAATCTGAAGCTTTTGTAAACAACATTGTGAAATGTCTTGACTGCATGGGACAAAGGATTGAGATTACTATCACTTATCGCCGTTCCGTTAATTTGTTAGTATTTTAAACTTACTATTCATGGTCGTAGAGCAGACATCGCGAGCAGCCACGGCTTGTGATTTCTATAAGATTGGAATTggaggagagagggagaaaggAAAACATTAATCATTGTGTTCGTTCAGCTGAAAAACAGAAGAAACCTTCCGTTAGGCTGTGCTATATTATGTGGCAGGCTATCAACTGAAGCCTCAAGCACAGATAGGCCTGTGTGGGCGTGGTGCTTTAAGACGTTTAGTAGCTTTTTATATTTGGTCGTGCACTGACCAGACTTAGTTGTACTCTGGCTATCATAAACTTGGACGTCAGTGACTGACTTATGACTTTTATTGCGTATATACAACAGCATTGTTTACCGTAGCAGTTTTCTGTGCCTGCAGGGCTCTGTGCTTCTGCAGTAACTCCTTAACGGTGGTCTTCACACGCACACCCTGGTACACCTTAGGTTTATCTGCtggatggagaaagagagagagagttttatttcattttcgtTCACAACTGGCATTGATTTTCAACACTTTAGTCCGAATTCAGACGATCTGTAGGGAAGcagtctgtgaaaaaaaaacttttcattttgctaaaaaaaatgtttaaaattttttttttttttttttacatccatctTTATTTAAAACCATGTTTCTGGGTCAGTGATGTGACTTTTGTCTGGATCTGCTATGTAATTAAAATACACAAGACTTGAATAAACTTCTGTGATGAGCatgcatttattatgtaaatggtTTTGTGGGGCTTCAAAGTCAAATATGTTGACATTAGAAGCATTTCTACCAttgacatatattaaaaaaaaatctgcaaaatgTATATTGGGGTGGGGGGATGAAGGGTGGGGTGTCTATGTGGGTAGCAATTTAGTTGTTTTACATTgtgtgaaatgtgtttaaaaCTGTTCTGAATAAACGATCTGGCTGTCCAAATACTTCAGTTGCAAGGAAAACGAAGTTCCTAGATCTTTAAAAGAACTagatctttaaattatttttcctttttatattcatattcagAATAATTATTTGTCATTTCCTCTCTGCATGTTTAAACatacacagaattttttttttccattttttaattTGCCATTGGAAAACGCCATAAAAATATAAGACACAAGATTAGAAAACTATGCCCATGTTCCCAGTTAAGACTCCATTCGTTTGAGCGCGCTGGTGATCCGGCAGTGAATGGGTTAGGTTTCGCATTACAATAGACAGTAGAGAATTTCAAGAAACATGCTCTCCAGCCATCTTTTCCTCGGGACGAAGGTTTTAATTTGGAGTTTTAGCAGTTTAGTTTCATGTGGCTGTAAATTAAAACTCGACTAAACTGGCGAGTAGCCTAATTTAATCAAGGACGgttctgcgcgtaaaggcgcaCGAAGTTGGGTTTGAAGGGAAGCAAAGTGAAATCACTGTAAAACGCTGCTTGGCGAGACATGGAGAAAGAGAAGCTCCCTCTGTAGACGCCTCAACGAGTCACAAACGTAAGTAAAACACTCTTATAAC contains the following coding sequences:
- the LOC132108095 gene encoding POU Class 2 homeobox-associating factor 3-like isoform X1; its protein translation is MSADKPKVYQGVRVKTTVKELLQKHRALQAQKTATKSQAVAARDVCSTTMNTHLDVFGMQALEPYFQTRPFTENVNIPMENAYDHQQMMHMIPPETFSGSNFVCPISAQWSNGYLPSNTDLYGTSLVSRSPSDSFNLPSPVDYNSYSPPQSNSSSSSCYNSPTRMDLSSSLSPENYHYQHCNLQHCFCLSHWSNVQEGMATSEFAPYGSSDCLYSYGDESYFRRDTSNSNMCYL
- the LOC132108095 gene encoding POU Class 2 homeobox-associating factor 3-like isoform X2 gives rise to the protein MSDKPKVYQGVRVKTTVKELLQKHRALQAQKTATKSQAVAARDVCSTTMNTHLDVFGMQALEPYFQTRPFTENVNIPMENAYDHQQMMHMIPPETFSGSNFVCPISAQWSNGYLPSNTDLYGTSLVSRSPSDSFNLPSPVDYNSYSPPQSNSSSSSCYNSPTRMDLSSSLSPENYHYQHCNLQHCFCLSHWSNVQEGMATSEFAPYGSSDCLYSYGDESYFRRDTSNSNMCYL